The following proteins are encoded in a genomic region of Helicobacter macacae MIT 99-5501:
- a CDS encoding GGDEF domain-containing protein, whose translation MAKEDKASISDNPFLSGVNPTVPRGGEEGDIAPGDGEDFLSVVSRLSETAVQTIQQESLPCLPSNYRLYFEKFLEKESPTTKQKIRTIMRLQSDLENRALIFEKSVGESLRVIKQVLNCMSVVYQNFLIAQNVVRQYSQDMEQADNKLTLRNVMDFFVRDMNKVTTITSKQLDQIRDLYVKTDKNLKQISQNSVYDLNLDVYNRNFFNAALQKEQQLCQEFNHPSILVYSSLSNELSRNVGQDSPVFMILLKTLAKFLQKHVPTSDFIGYIGEGIFGILLKYSDIREAQEICVALYQAAQITDVFVGDLNLQLDISTSIAKIMPERSIEETQSACLSTLKVALEEKQHCKIYQQDDENADIDDIEAPKL comes from the coding sequence ATGGCAAAAGAAGATAAAGCAAGTATCTCAGATAATCCATTTCTCTCTGGCGTAAATCCTACCGTGCCTAGAGGTGGCGAGGAGGGCGATATAGCCCCGGGCGATGGGGAGGATTTCTTAAGTGTGGTTAGCAGACTTTCAGAAACCGCAGTCCAAACCATACAGCAAGAGTCCCTACCCTGCCTGCCCTCAAACTATCGCTTATATTTTGAAAAATTTTTAGAAAAAGAATCCCCCACGACAAAGCAAAAAATCCGCACGATTATGCGACTTCAATCAGACCTAGAAAATCGCGCACTTATCTTTGAAAAATCAGTGGGAGAAAGTCTGCGAGTGATAAAGCAAGTGCTAAATTGTATGTCGGTGGTGTATCAAAACTTCCTAATCGCACAAAATGTGGTAAGACAATATAGCCAAGATATGGAGCAAGCAGACAACAAACTTACCCTAAGAAATGTTATGGATTTTTTTGTGCGGGATATGAATAAAGTAACCACCATTACTTCAAAGCAGCTAGACCAAATCCGCGACTTGTATGTAAAGACTGATAAAAATCTAAAGCAAATTAGCCAAAATTCTGTCTATGACTTAAATCTAGATGTCTATAATCGCAATTTTTTCAACGCCGCCTTGCAAAAAGAACAGCAACTCTGCCAAGAATTTAACCACCCATCAATCTTGGTGTATTCCTCGCTTTCTAATGAACTATCGCGAAATGTCGGGCAGGATTCGCCTGTGTTTATGATTTTGCTAAAGACTTTGGCAAAGTTTTTGCAAAAGCACGTCCCTACGAGTGATTTTATCGGTTACATAGGCGAGGGGATTTTTGGGATTTTGCTAAAATATTCTGACATTAGAGAAGCCCAAGAAATCTGTGTCGCCCTCTACCAAGCCGCGCAAATCACTGATGTGTTTGTAGGGGATTTGAACCTGCAACTAGACATATCCACAAGTATCGCAAAGATAATGCCCGAGCGCTCCATAGAAGAAACCCAAAGTGCTTGCCTCTCAACTCTCAAAGTCGCCCTAGAAGAAAAACAGCACTGCAAAATCTACCAGCAAGATGACGAAAATGCCGATATTGACGATATTGAAGCACCCAAACTCTAA
- the clpP gene encoding ATP-dependent Clp endopeptidase proteolytic subunit ClpP: MNYIPYVIEKTGRGERSYDIYSRLLKDRVILLSGEINDMVASSIVAQLLFLEAEDPEKDINLYINSPGGVITSAFSIYDTMNYIRPSVCTICIGQAASAGAFLLSCGEKGKRFSLPNSRIMIHQPLGGAQGQASDIEIQAKEILRLKAKLNEIMAGTTGQSLKKIAQDTERDFFMSAKEAKEYGLIDKILERSAK, from the coding sequence ATGAACTATATCCCCTATGTCATCGAAAAAACAGGGCGAGGCGAGCGAAGCTATGATATTTACTCACGCTTGCTAAAAGACAGAGTGATTTTGCTAAGTGGCGAGATAAATGATATGGTTGCTAGCTCTATTGTCGCGCAGCTACTTTTCCTAGAAGCAGAAGACCCCGAAAAGGACATAAATCTATATATAAATTCCCCCGGTGGCGTCATCACAAGTGCGTTTAGTATCTATGACACGATGAACTATATCCGCCCTAGCGTTTGCACGATTTGTATCGGGCAAGCAGCGAGTGCGGGAGCGTTTTTGCTAAGCTGCGGGGAGAAAGGCAAGCGATTTTCTTTGCCAAATTCTCGCATTATGATTCATCAGCCTCTAGGTGGCGCACAAGGGCAAGCTAGCGATATAGAAATCCAAGCAAAAGAGATTTTGCGACTAAAGGCAAAGCTAAATGAGATAATGGCAGGCACGACAGGACAAAGTCTCAAAAAAATCGCCCAAGACACCGAAAGGGACTTTTTTATGAGTGCGAAAGAAGCCAAAGAATACGGCTTGATAGATAAGATTTTGGAGCGAAGCGCGAAGTAG
- the def gene encoding peptide deformylase, whose amino-acid sequence MPILTILKHPNSKLKTKSNPVREFDENLHRLLDDMYETMIDRGGIGLAAIQVGEPIRALVINIPREVEGAQPELQEDGSYAVPTEQRKEDLLEIINPVFLKKEGQTLYKEGCLSVPGFFEDVERFESVSVAYQDRFGKEHILQANDTLAICLQHEIDHLDGILFVDKLPILRRKKFEKELKRLQKEQREQKGKS is encoded by the coding sequence ATGCCGATATTGACGATATTGAAGCACCCAAACTCTAAGCTAAAAACAAAATCAAACCCCGTGCGTGAGTTTGATGAGAATCTACACAGGCTTTTAGATGATATGTATGAGACGATGATAGACCGTGGGGGCATCGGGCTAGCAGCGATTCAGGTGGGAGAGCCTATCCGTGCGCTAGTGATAAATATCCCGCGTGAGGTAGAGGGCGCACAGCCAGAGCTACAAGAAGATGGTAGCTATGCTGTGCCGACAGAGCAGCGCAAAGAGGACTTGCTAGAAATCATAAATCCAGTGTTTTTGAAAAAAGAGGGGCAGACTTTGTATAAAGAGGGGTGCTTATCGGTGCCGGGATTTTTTGAGGATGTTGAGCGGTTTGAGAGTGTTAGCGTGGCATATCAAGATAGATTTGGCAAGGAGCATATATTGCAGGCAAATGACACGCTTGCTATCTGTTTGCAGCACGAGATAGACCACCTAGATGGAATCCTATTTGTCGATAAACTACCAATCTTGCGTAGAAAAAAATTTGAAAAAGAACTAAAGCGATTGCAAAAAGAACAAAGAGAGCAAAAAGGGAAATCCTAA
- the ilvD gene encoding dihydroxy-acid dehydratase, whose protein sequence is MRSDVIKKGYLKAPNRSLLRACGLSEEDFDKPFIGVANSYIDIIPGHFYLNEYARIIKDEIRKNGCVPFEFNTIGVDDGIAMGHNGMLYSLPSREIIANSVESVMNAHQLDALICIPNCDKITPGMLMGALRVNVPTIFVSGGPMRAGFSEKGEKLTLNSVFEAVGAYEVKKIDEAELKDIECKACPSGGSCSGLFTANSMNSLCEALGIALSGNGTALAQSNEREELLRQAARRICEIALDDKFKIRNIINKHSIRNAMVVDMAMGGSSNTILHILAISREAGAPLDIRELNDISKKIAHIAKVAPSLPEVAMEDVGNAGGINALIKEISRRDNGLLDLDALTITGESLGERVKDATIKDERVIHKVENAYSQVGGLAILFGNLAEQGCVIKTAGITGERKFSGKAVCFNSQDEAIKGIIKGKVQKGDVCVIRYEGPKGGPGMQEMLSPTSLIMGMGLGADVALITDGRFSGATRGLSIGHISPEAAEGGLIGLLKDGDIIDIDVDSYAINVRLSEAEIAKRRAEFKPISKPLHSRWLAQYQKLVSNASNGAVLDLGFFKI, encoded by the coding sequence ATGCGAAGTGATGTTATTAAGAAAGGTTACTTAAAAGCCCCGAATCGCTCATTATTACGGGCTTGCGGGTTAAGCGAGGAGGACTTTGATAAGCCCTTTATCGGCGTGGCAAATAGCTACATAGACATAATTCCCGGGCATTTTTACCTGAATGAATACGCGCGGATTATCAAGGATGAAATCCGCAAAAATGGCTGTGTGCCCTTTGAATTTAACACCATAGGCGTTGATGATGGCATAGCTATGGGGCATAATGGTATGCTCTACTCCCTGCCAAGCCGTGAAATCATCGCCAACTCGGTGGAATCTGTGATGAACGCACACCAGCTTGACGCGCTTATTTGCATACCAAACTGCGATAAAATCACGCCCGGAATGCTTATGGGTGCGCTGCGCGTGAATGTGCCAACGATTTTTGTAAGTGGCGGTCCTATGAGGGCGGGATTTAGCGAGAAAGGCGAGAAGCTCACACTAAATAGCGTGTTTGAAGCGGTGGGCGCGTATGAAGTCAAAAAAATAGACGAGGCAGAACTCAAAGACATAGAGTGCAAAGCCTGTCCTAGCGGTGGCTCTTGCTCGGGGCTATTTACAGCAAACTCGATGAACTCGCTTTGTGAAGCACTAGGAATCGCCCTAAGTGGCAATGGCACGGCATTGGCACAAAGCAATGAGCGCGAGGAGCTACTGCGCCAAGCCGCAAGGCGAATCTGTGAAATCGCCCTTGATGATAAATTTAAGATTCGCAACATTATAAATAAACATTCGATTCGCAATGCAATGGTGGTGGATATGGCTATGGGCGGTAGCTCAAATACGATTTTGCATATCCTTGCGATTTCGCGCGAGGCAGGTGCGCCACTAGATATACGCGAGCTAAACGACATTAGCAAAAAAATCGCGCATATCGCCAAAGTCGCGCCGAGCTTGCCCGAAGTGGCTATGGAAGATGTCGGCAACGCAGGGGGCATAAACGCGCTTATCAAAGAAATCTCGCGCAGGGATAATGGACTGCTTGACTTAGACGCGCTCACTATCACGGGCGAGAGCTTAGGCGAGCGCGTAAAAGACGCGACAATCAAAGATGAGCGCGTAATCCACAAGGTAGAAAACGCCTACTCGCAGGTGGGCGGACTAGCGATACTCTTTGGCAATCTCGCAGAGCAAGGCTGCGTGATAAAAACAGCGGGAATCACGGGTGAGCGCAAATTTAGCGGGAAAGCCGTGTGCTTTAATAGCCAAGATGAAGCGATAAAGGGCATCATCAAGGGCAAAGTGCAAAAAGGCGATGTGTGCGTGATACGCTATGAGGGACCAAAGGGCGGACCGGGAATGCAAGAAATGCTAAGCCCCACAAGCCTCATAATGGGAATGGGGCTGGGCGCAGATGTCGCACTCATCACGGACGGGCGGTTTAGCGGGGCGACACGCGGACTAAGCATAGGGCATATCAGCCCAGAAGCGGCTGAAGGCGGACTAATCGGGCTACTCAAAGACGGCGACATAATCGACATAGATGTGGATAGCTACGCCATAAATGTGCGACTAAGCGAAGCAGAAATCGCCAAGCGCAGGGCGGAATTTAAGCCCATAAGTAAGCCACTGCATTCTCGCTGGCTTGCGCAATATCAAAAGCTAGTGAGTAATGCAAGTAACGGCGCAGTGCTTGACTTGGGATTTTTTAAGATTTGA